A stretch of Mycobacterium sp. ELW1 DNA encodes these proteins:
- a CDS encoding DUF4226 domain-containing protein: MTDARKFDELVSWHAKPVTGFGMGWDPGWRPDGGAFTHNISPSDPYWNTVLDKAQAAYGDPGMRFNTSDPSADRYLVFNDGTRVPTDGSLAYRDNGNTYVMNNDGSVSLLGGDGKTGQPFFPEFRRNEAGQYVPVDGQGRQVAPLAASYVDDPATGKRTYYNANGDVVGTEQRPDAAPPGSQPGVQTDEQQSGRTADAVRKLHDEMKDRYSQLSEAEGKLTEAMLTARTTTAEGQQKLNGIQQKIIEAVNNPAMSLDTPAGEQAFLKFLRSQVAEIGEVLKSGTLTAEDQAKAASALAALYDMDGASPETGENPSDPNAQPGAPASAPAAVPAAADPALTDLGLGPMEPMPDPMMSDLGMGGPLGADPLAGLASALPAAMGAFPPGGGLGGGSPLDALTGAAAPLAGLASQLGEQARREEPDPGEETDKNNDDKLDEDEEKDEAPVPGETPPATTPQSGTPPEPTPAGTPGEGAPPAAPGPPPPPPTTITLPDGSTANARTPELAQAVKAHLDGKPLDEAFREQHFELPPPGTPVTNPVDPSRLSAGMLGMFKDHYEVALSSVKGLQDGQVVPLSSIAASPDFLGWVDPSAIGAPAPTPAPAPVPVSPPAPVPTDTTNPAPLASAPLPTPTG; this comes from the coding sequence GTGACCGATGCCCGAAAGTTCGACGAACTGGTGTCCTGGCACGCCAAGCCGGTGACCGGTTTCGGCATGGGTTGGGATCCGGGCTGGCGCCCGGACGGGGGAGCGTTCACCCACAACATCAGTCCTTCTGACCCGTACTGGAACACGGTGCTGGACAAGGCGCAGGCCGCCTACGGCGATCCTGGTATGCGGTTCAACACTTCTGATCCCAGCGCCGACCGCTACCTGGTGTTCAACGATGGCACGCGGGTGCCCACTGATGGCTCGCTGGCTTACCGCGACAACGGCAACACCTATGTGATGAACAACGACGGCTCGGTGTCGCTGTTGGGCGGCGACGGCAAGACGGGCCAGCCCTTCTTTCCCGAGTTCCGCCGCAACGAGGCCGGCCAATACGTTCCGGTCGATGGCCAGGGCCGGCAGGTAGCGCCGCTGGCGGCGTCCTACGTCGATGACCCGGCCACGGGTAAACGCACCTACTACAACGCCAACGGTGACGTCGTGGGCACCGAGCAGCGGCCCGACGCGGCACCGCCGGGCAGCCAGCCCGGCGTGCAGACCGACGAGCAGCAGTCCGGACGCACCGCCGACGCCGTGCGCAAGCTGCACGACGAGATGAAGGACCGCTACAGCCAACTCAGCGAGGCCGAGGGCAAGCTGACCGAGGCGATGCTGACCGCCCGGACCACGACCGCCGAGGGACAGCAGAAGCTCAACGGCATCCAGCAGAAGATCATCGAGGCAGTCAACAACCCGGCGATGTCGCTGGATACCCCCGCCGGGGAACAAGCGTTTTTGAAGTTTCTGCGCAGCCAGGTCGCCGAGATCGGCGAGGTCCTCAAATCGGGCACCCTGACCGCCGAGGACCAAGCCAAAGCGGCGTCGGCGCTGGCCGCCTTGTATGACATGGACGGCGCCTCACCCGAAACAGGCGAGAACCCCTCCGATCCCAACGCCCAACCAGGGGCGCCGGCGTCGGCCCCCGCAGCGGTCCCGGCGGCCGCCGATCCCGCGCTGACCGATCTTGGCTTGGGCCCGATGGAGCCGATGCCGGATCCGATGATGTCAGATCTGGGAATGGGCGGACCCCTTGGCGCCGATCCGCTGGCCGGGCTGGCCTCGGCGCTGCCCGCCGCGATGGGCGCCTTCCCGCCCGGCGGCGGCCTCGGCGGTGGCAGCCCCCTCGATGCCCTCACCGGAGCAGCTGCACCACTGGCCGGGCTGGCCTCCCAGCTCGGCGAGCAGGCCCGCCGCGAAGAGCCGGACCCGGGCGAGGAGACAGACAAGAACAACGACGACAAGCTCGACGAGGACGAGGAGAAGGACGAGGCCCCCGTGCCCGGGGAAACGCCACCGGCGACGACGCCGCAATCGGGCACACCTCCAGAACCCACGCCCGCAGGCACGCCCGGCGAGGGCGCTCCACCTGCGGCGCCGGGTCCACCGCCGCCGCCGCCCACCACGATCACGCTGCCCGACGGGTCCACCGCCAACGCGCGCACCCCGGAACTGGCCCAGGCCGTCAAGGCACATCTGGATGGCAAACCACTCGACGAAGCGTTCCGCGAGCAGCACTTCGAGCTGCCTCCACCAGGGACACCGGTCACCAACCCCGTCGACCCGTCGCGTCTATCGGCCGGCATGCTCGGCATGTTCAAAGATCACTACGAGGTGGCACTGAGCTCGGTAAAGGGCCTGCAAGACGGGCAGGTCGTTCCGCTGTCCTCGATCGCAGCCAGCCCCGACTTCCTGGGCTGGGTCGATCCCAGCGCGATCGGTGCACCCGCGCCCACCCCGGCGCCCGCGCCTGTCCCAGTATCACCACCCGCACCGGTGCCCACCGACACGACCAACCCGGCACCTCTGGCCAGCGCGCCGCTGCCAACCCCCACCGGATAA
- a CDS encoding lytic transglycosylase, with amino-acid sequence MFGGWGGVADTGFVSVGAVVQQVGEVLGRAHSLFGDPPASGQGPASGSVLKLSGAGELVRSGQAQMAPLSGQLATNYSTFAGGAGPALDTLAGTDRALSTQLDEAARSDRTGRTSSGGVVNGAAADTNGLAPFTNTPAGQKALLVALRNRVAQQQQVVQAYKTRSANIAALMRSMRYAGGSPVGGGTPFGGGGGMGLPMGSSRGGGFPSFNIPQLARASNLSGQLNSGRRPLADRYAGMRLRPSDIPATPGAATIGAAINRALDIKGITNPRARRNWATGMMVVSARESGHNPNATNNWDSNAAKGTPSQGAFQFIEPTFRAYHEPGTSPFLRDPVAQATAFVNYAMGRYGVSADGSDLAARIQQADPTRPPKGY; translated from the coding sequence GTGTTCGGGGGGTGGGGCGGGGTCGCTGATACTGGTTTCGTGTCGGTTGGCGCGGTGGTGCAGCAGGTAGGTGAGGTGCTTGGCCGCGCGCACTCGCTGTTCGGTGATCCACCGGCATCCGGTCAGGGCCCCGCTTCGGGCTCGGTACTCAAGCTCTCCGGCGCCGGGGAGCTGGTGCGCTCGGGGCAGGCCCAGATGGCGCCGCTGTCGGGGCAGCTGGCCACCAACTACTCCACCTTCGCCGGGGGCGCGGGCCCCGCGCTGGACACTCTGGCCGGCACCGACCGGGCGCTGAGCACCCAGCTCGACGAGGCCGCGCGCTCAGATCGCACCGGGCGCACCAGCTCCGGGGGCGTGGTCAACGGCGCGGCCGCCGACACCAACGGCCTGGCCCCGTTCACCAACACCCCCGCCGGCCAGAAAGCCCTCCTGGTCGCACTGCGCAACCGCGTGGCCCAACAACAACAAGTCGTGCAGGCCTACAAAACACGCAGCGCGAACATAGCAGCGCTGATGCGGTCGATGCGCTATGCCGGCGGCTCCCCGGTGGGTGGAGGTACACCGTTCGGTGGCGGTGGCGGGATGGGCTTACCGATGGGCTCCTCGCGGGGAGGCGGTTTTCCCAGCTTCAACATTCCGCAGCTAGCCAGGGCCTCCAATCTGAGCGGGCAACTTAATTCGGGGCGTCGCCCACTGGCGGACCGCTATGCCGGAATGCGGCTGCGCCCCAGCGATATTCCTGCCACGCCGGGGGCCGCAACGATCGGGGCCGCGATCAACCGGGCCCTCGACATCAAAGGCATTACCAACCCGCGGGCCCGCCGGAATTGGGCAACCGGGATGATGGTGGTCTCCGCACGCGAGTCCGGCCACAATCCCAATGCCACAAATAACTGGGACTCCAACGCGGCCAAGGGAACTCCTTCGCAGGGCGCATTCCAGTTCATCGAGCCGACGTTTCGGGCCTACCACGAGCCGGGTACCTCACCGTTTCTGCGTGACCCGGTGGCGCAAGCAACCGCGTTCGTCAACTACGCGATGGGCCGCTACGGGGTCTCTGCTGACGGCTCGGACCTGGCGGCCAGAATTCAGCAGGCCGACCCGACCCGCCCACCGAAGGGCTACTAA
- a CDS encoding thermonuclease family protein, which translates to MDHPTAVNRTLAYVQTAGGDFSVLAAAAGAGRAYVFDPASPPQRAGEIAAAEASARQAGRGLWGPPCFGNTETLPR; encoded by the coding sequence GTGGATCATCCAACTGCAGTTAACCGCACCCTGGCCTATGTCCAGACCGCCGGTGGAGACTTCTCGGTGCTGGCGGCGGCCGCGGGGGCGGGGCGGGCCTACGTGTTCGACCCGGCCAGCCCCCCGCAGCGCGCGGGTGAGATCGCCGCCGCCGAGGCCTCAGCCCGGCAGGCAGGCCGAGGCTTGTGGGGTCCGCCGTGCTTCGGCAACACCGAAACCCTGCCGCGGTAG
- a CDS encoding tyrosine-type recombinase/integrase, with amino-acid sequence MDDGIEPRLVEVLDVPRLGAVVRGNAGSLPWRLVDESGAGVNHVNLWLADLFACDNSPATLRAYAYDLLSWSRFLGALQVSWTQATRGEVRDWVRWYRCRANPQRRRGSSADTHRPTPGSVNERTGKAYLESSYARSSMNRRLSSLSGFYEFALESDLGPLINPVPKSRDDLTRLDVHRQHFDNPRPQKRAPYRQKLVERAPRALSDDLYEEVFASLRTNRDRAIVATAISSGLRASELLSMRRGMLHAADQTADVIPKGGNGSRVMVRISPTAYLWIARYLAERPVGPPEEPVWLTLRGTPRPLSYWAMRQILERSNALLGSNVTMHDFRHTFCMRLAQDENMTIAEMQELMRHASIASTTRYLRLTVAELVDKLDQHWNRPPSPQPTPAKGYAAEDLQVLFGRAF; translated from the coding sequence ATGGATGACGGGATCGAACCGAGACTTGTGGAGGTTCTCGATGTCCCGAGGCTTGGTGCGGTCGTTCGCGGCAATGCGGGCTCGTTGCCGTGGCGTTTGGTCGACGAGTCGGGTGCCGGCGTAAACCACGTCAATCTGTGGTTGGCCGACCTGTTCGCGTGCGACAACTCGCCTGCGACGCTGCGCGCCTATGCGTACGACCTACTGAGCTGGAGTCGTTTCCTCGGCGCACTGCAGGTTTCGTGGACTCAGGCAACGCGGGGCGAAGTCCGGGACTGGGTGAGGTGGTACCGGTGTCGCGCGAACCCGCAACGACGCCGCGGATCGAGTGCGGATACTCATCGGCCGACCCCAGGTTCTGTGAACGAGCGGACGGGCAAGGCCTACCTGGAGTCTTCCTACGCGCGGTCGTCGATGAATCGCAGACTGTCGTCGCTCAGTGGCTTCTACGAGTTCGCCCTGGAGTCGGATCTCGGGCCGCTCATCAACCCGGTACCGAAATCGCGCGACGATCTCACTCGACTCGACGTGCACCGCCAGCACTTCGATAACCCGCGCCCCCAAAAGCGCGCGCCTTATCGGCAGAAGCTAGTGGAACGTGCGCCGCGCGCGCTCAGCGACGACCTGTACGAGGAGGTATTTGCATCGCTGAGAACAAACCGCGACCGTGCCATTGTCGCTACGGCGATCTCCTCTGGTTTACGCGCCAGTGAACTGCTCAGCATGCGGCGGGGGATGCTCCATGCCGCCGACCAAACCGCCGATGTAATACCCAAGGGCGGGAATGGAAGTCGTGTCATGGTCCGTATCAGTCCCACTGCGTATCTCTGGATCGCCCGGTACCTTGCTGAGCGCCCCGTGGGTCCGCCTGAAGAGCCAGTCTGGCTGACATTGCGCGGCACACCGCGGCCGCTGAGCTATTGGGCAATGCGACAGATCCTTGAACGCAGCAACGCGCTGCTGGGCTCCAACGTCACGATGCATGACTTCCGGCACACCTTCTGCATGCGTCTCGCCCAGGACGAGAACATGACCATCGCGGAAATGCAGGAGCTGATGCGGCACGCGTCGATCGCCAGCACCACACGCTACCTGCGACTCACCGTAGCCGAACTCGTCGACAAACTTGATCAGCACTGGAATAGACCCCCGTCACCGCAGCCCACGCCGGCGAAAGGCTATGCGGCAGAAGATCTCCAAGTTCTTTTCGGTCGGGCATTCTGA
- a CDS encoding tyrosine-type recombinase/integrase, with protein sequence MLGVIRPGHDWLIENKQARFYRDWTTTHEPKAWDRYFAAAEHEGAPEVKKWRTATHLVRISICNGLPITELHSQHVLAYRDFLVSTGRMPGDLLAMWHYGRRGGLFAGEADDLRHYLIAKRLSPTELVDRFNVRAPSVRGLLIAYLAEIAVGQDYASLDGTSRNLVKLFWKPIEDANPGIDTISLTKAQASAWKEWLRTKPDGTPRRHAESILGAVRSFYLDVAAWSHEDPSTWAHWAVSCPVSIRDVRGQQKRRAQRAHRMHARTRTLTPHVDALVAAARRAYVQAAELQAVATTAPFGEPFAVHGSTYIKHTPGKRADRVRIHVLQDGSEKRVDIHYTVTRAFMTWTIIEVLRHTGIRIEEMLELTHLSIKQYRKPDGTVIPLLQIAPSKTDQERIFPCSPELTTTLARLVEFVSIDGRVPLCCRIDTQERQVSAPMPHLIQIREGGRSRVINQCTVRKWLSELANSMALKDADGTSLHFTPHDFRRIFITDIVNAGFPIHLAAKMVGHNNIEVTRGYTAVYQKDVFEAYDRFIDNRRQARPSAEYREPTQAEWDEFVEHFGQRRIALGNCHRPYGSDCSHEHACIRCDFCEVEPAQAARLDEIRDNLRLQVVEAQKNRWLGDVNQLRLTIEHADRKAARLAALTEAAPVLLAAHTS encoded by the coding sequence ATGCTGGGGGTCATTCGTCCCGGCCATGACTGGTTGATCGAGAACAAGCAGGCGCGGTTCTACCGTGACTGGACGACCACGCACGAACCGAAGGCGTGGGATCGCTACTTCGCCGCCGCGGAGCACGAGGGCGCACCGGAAGTGAAGAAATGGCGAACCGCCACCCACCTGGTACGTATCAGCATCTGCAACGGGCTGCCAATCACCGAGCTGCACAGCCAGCATGTGTTGGCCTACCGAGACTTTCTCGTCTCGACCGGCAGGATGCCGGGGGATCTTCTCGCCATGTGGCACTACGGACGCCGCGGCGGACTGTTCGCCGGTGAAGCCGACGACCTGCGGCACTACCTCATCGCCAAACGTCTCAGTCCCACCGAACTGGTCGACCGCTTCAATGTGCGAGCTCCCAGCGTGCGAGGACTGTTGATCGCCTACCTCGCCGAGATCGCCGTCGGTCAGGACTACGCCAGCCTGGACGGAACCAGCCGAAACCTGGTGAAGCTGTTCTGGAAACCGATCGAAGACGCCAACCCCGGCATCGACACAATCAGTTTGACGAAGGCCCAGGCATCCGCCTGGAAAGAGTGGTTGCGCACCAAACCGGATGGGACTCCGCGCCGGCACGCCGAGAGCATTCTGGGAGCGGTCCGCAGCTTCTACCTCGACGTGGCTGCCTGGTCCCACGAGGATCCCTCGACGTGGGCCCATTGGGCTGTCTCATGCCCGGTCAGCATCCGCGACGTCCGAGGCCAGCAGAAGCGCCGGGCCCAGCGGGCACACCGCATGCATGCCCGCACCCGCACCCTCACCCCGCACGTCGATGCACTCGTCGCTGCAGCCCGGCGGGCGTACGTGCAAGCAGCAGAGCTGCAAGCGGTCGCGACGACAGCGCCGTTCGGTGAACCGTTCGCCGTGCACGGGAGCACCTACATCAAGCACACACCGGGCAAGCGGGCCGACCGAGTGCGCATCCATGTTCTGCAGGATGGATCGGAGAAGCGGGTTGACATCCACTACACCGTGACACGGGCCTTCATGACCTGGACGATCATCGAGGTGTTGCGCCACACCGGTATCCGGATCGAAGAGATGCTGGAGCTGACCCATCTGAGCATCAAGCAGTACCGCAAACCCGATGGCACCGTGATACCGCTCCTGCAGATCGCACCGAGCAAGACCGATCAGGAGCGGATATTTCCCTGCAGCCCGGAGTTGACCACCACCTTGGCGCGACTGGTCGAGTTCGTCAGCATCGATGGCCGCGTTCCGCTGTGCTGCCGAATCGACACACAGGAACGCCAGGTGTCGGCGCCGATGCCGCATCTGATCCAGATCCGAGAGGGTGGACGGTCGCGGGTAATCAACCAGTGCACGGTCCGAAAGTGGTTATCAGAGCTGGCCAACAGCATGGCCTTGAAGGACGCTGACGGTACTTCGCTGCATTTCACGCCACACGACTTTCGCCGGATCTTCATCACCGACATCGTCAACGCCGGGTTCCCGATCCATTTGGCCGCAAAGATGGTGGGCCACAACAATATCGAAGTCACGCGCGGCTACACCGCGGTGTATCAGAAAGATGTCTTCGAGGCATATGACCGGTTCATCGACAACCGTAGACAGGCACGGCCATCGGCCGAATACCGTGAGCCCACCCAAGCCGAATGGGACGAGTTCGTCGAACACTTCGGCCAGCGCCGGATCGCGCTCGGCAATTGCCACCGCCCCTATGGATCTGACTGTTCCCATGAACATGCCTGCATCCGGTGCGATTTCTGCGAGGTTGAACCGGCCCAGGCCGCAAGGCTCGATGAGATCCGTGACAACCTTCGCCTCCAGGTGGTCGAGGCCCAAAAGAACCGGTGGCTGGGCGACGTTAACCAATTACGCCTCACCATTGAGCACGCCGACCGCAAGGCGGCGAGGCTGGCAGCCCTCACCGAGGCGGCCCCGGTACTCCTTGCCGCGCACACGTCCTGA